TGTCGTGCGGAAGAGGAGCAGGATGGCAAAGATGATGACATCGAGCTGTCCTTCCCAGACTTCGGCAGGCCAGAGCGGGACAGCACCGTACGTCTGATATGCAAGCGTTGTCGATGGGTACAGGATACCGAACGGGCCTCCGGTCGGTGCGCCGAATGCATCTCCGTTGAGGAGATTGGCATTGCGGCCGATGGCTTGGCCTAAGATGATGGCAGGCGCGACGATGTCGGCAAGAGCGAGCGTGTCTATCTTATGATATCGCGTGTAGAGCCAGCCTGTGATGATGCCGAATACGATACCGCCTTGTATCGCCATACCGCCTTGCCACACGTACGGGATCTCTAAGAGGTGGTGCTGATAATAGTGCCAATCGAAGAAGAAGACGTCCCACAGCCTTGCGCCGACAAGTCCTGCGATGGCGCAGTAAAGCCCGAGGTCGGGGATATGCTGATGATATCTGCCGTCTTGTTTGGCGAGAAAGTAAGCAACGCCTGTGGCAAGGACGATGCTAAGCATAAGGACCATACCGTAAGCACGGATGGGAAAATCACCGATGAAAAAAAGATATTGATGCATAAAGCCTCCTTATATATAGAAGAAAGTTGCTTCCTCTCTATTATAGGAGATGGAAGAAGCTTGTACAACTGATTTATAAAAGAAAATCGTCTGCCATAACGGCAAACGACTTGTAGTTTAGTTGTGCAGTTCGCTTCGCTCGCTTATCCATGTGCGGACTTCTTCCAAGATATCTTCTTTGGCAGAGATGACGACCTGGCCGCTCCATTCTTGCCCCGTATCGCTGTCTTGCCAGAAACGGTTGTCTTGGAATGTGCCTGTGGGGAAGAAGTTATCCGAGAGCGTAGCGACAAGGCTGTCACGGATGCTTTGATGGAGCGTTTTGCGAGCAGTCGATACTTGCGGTTTTGTCGTCGTTTCGGTAATGAGTTTGCCGTCAGCTTGCCGAATGTCGATATGGCTGAGCTGTTCGCCGTTCGACTTGGCTTTTTGCAGAGCTTGGCGAGCACAGCGAGATGCTTCGGCTCGCGGGATATTGTCATCGTGCACCGCGATGCGCGTACTGCCGAGGATGAGTTTATACATGAAAAGCCTCCTTTTTTTGATAATAAGATATGTAGCGGGGAAGGATGATAGAACGAATAAACCGTTGACTTTAGGTTTCTTTGTCGATATAATATAAGAGATATTTACAAATTGACACTCCGATGAAACAGAGTAGTAGGAAAGCCAATGAGTACAGAAAGATGGCGGTCGATGCAAGCCATGTCAGAGGTGACCGAACTCGCTGGGGAGGAACGGATTTTCCGCGCATAGCCTGCGTTATCGGCGAGAGTGGGCGACCCTACGGTCGTCAAACAGGGTGGTACCGCGAGCAATCGTCCCTGGCGAATTTACGCCGGGGATTTTTTATTTTTAAGAAGGTATAAGGGGGAATAACGGTGGAAGAAAGATATTCACCATTAGACATTGAATCGAAATGGCAAGAGAAATGGTTGGCTGATAATGCCTTCAAAACGGAGATGGATAAAGACCGTCCCGAATATTATGTATTGGAAATGTTCCCGTATCCGTCGGGCAACTTGCACATGGGTCACGTGCGCAACTACTCGATCGGTGATGTTATCGCGCGTTACAAAACGATGCAGGGCTTCAACGTACTTCATCCGATGGGCTGGGACGCATTCGGTATGCCTGCGGAAAATGCGGCGATCAAACACAAACTTCAGCCTGCCGACTGGACATGGTCGAACATCGACAATATGCGCAAACAACAGCGCGCACTCGGTCTTTCCTATGACTGGGATCGCGAAGTAGCAACGTGCCATCCCGAATATTATCGCTGGACGCAGTGGCTGTTCTTGCAGTTCCACAAAATGGGTCTTGCATACAAGAAAAAAGCATCTGTCAACTGGTGCAACGAATGTAATACGGTACTTGCGAACGAACAGGTCATCGACGGCTGCTGCTGGCGCTGTGACTCGGTCGTTGTGAAAAAAGATCTCGAACAGTGGTTCTTCAAAATCACCGATTATGCGGATACGCTTCTCAAAGACCTCGATCTCCTCGGCGGTTGGCCGGAACGTGTAAAAACGATGCAGGAAAACTGGATCGGCCGCAGTGAAGGTGCCGAATTCAGCTTCGACGTGCCTGAGTTTGGTGAAAAA
The sequence above is drawn from the Selenomonadales bacterium genome and encodes:
- the lgt gene encoding prolipoprotein diacylglyceryl transferase, producing the protein MHQYLFFIGDFPIRAYGMVLMLSIVLATGVAYFLAKQDGRYHQHIPDLGLYCAIAGLVGARLWDVFFFDWHYYQHHLLEIPYVWQGGMAIQGGIVFGIITGWLYTRYHKIDTLALADIVAPAIILGQAIGRNANLLNGDAFGAPTGGPFGILYPSTTLAYQTYGAVPLWPAEVWEGQLDVIIFAILLLFRTTKHARGQVIALYAILYSLARFFLEFLRGDYEVLLWGLKSAQLTSLAVIIIGIICFVWFGKRKQTGTTA